The genomic region TTGACCGTGCCGTATTCAGAAAAAACGTGAACCAAATCGTCACGAGTGACCTCGTAAGATAGGTTACCTACATAAATGGACATCAAACATCTCCCGACTCGTCGGACTAACTAGGCATGGAGTCGGTGAGCTGCCTGTCATACGCAATAACAAACACAATTCGCCGAACTCAAACTCTATACCGACCGATAGTTTAGCATACTCGATTCACTTTGTCCAGAGCGCCGATCGCTCGGTTTTAAAGGATTTTTGTGAAATTCAATCAAGCTTCATTCTGGGAAAAATTGCTTCGATCCAAGCTTATATTAGCGTTGTGGGGCGTTCCATCTTTGTAAATCCAACACAAAATCAGCGAGGGAGATCCCCCCGGCAACCGAGGGATGAAAAGGGCGATCTTTAGAATGAGATTTATTCTCATAATGCGGTAAAATAAAAATTGTTCTCTTTTTTGGCATCTTGTGACTCGGAGGAAAACGCCGTGAACCGCCTGAACTGGGGAAAGTGGTTGTTAGCGCTGGGGGTTTTACCCGTGGCGATCGCCTGTAGCGAAGCTCCCCCGCCCCCCGAAACCGATCTCACGCAAAGTCAAGAAACGATCGCATCCTCCGGCGATCGGGTTCAAATCGTGGCGACCTTTTTACCCATGTACTGGTTTACCAAAGCGATCGCCGGAGACGTCGCCGATGTCGAGTTATTAATCCCTCCCGGTTCGGACGTTCACGAATATCAAACCAAACCCGCCGACGTTCGGGCGATCGCCAACGCCGATCTGATCGTCAAAAATGGACTCGATCTCGAAAGTTTTCTCGACGAAACGATCGCCAATAGCGGTAACGCCAAGCTCAAACAGATCGAAGCCAGTCGAGGAATTGAGGCGATCGATCGCCTTTCTCCCGTCGTCGAACCTCTCGAAGAACATGGCGAAGACCACGCTCACGAAGAAGACAAAAACGGTCACGACCACAGTCACGAAGCGGGAAATCCTCACGTGTGGATGGATCCGGTTTTAGCGCAACAACAAACGATCGCCATTCGCGATGGCTTAATAGAGATCGACCCCAAAAATCGCAGCACTTACGAAGCCAATGCCGCCGCCTACATCGAGCAACTCAAACAGCTCGATCGCGAATTCCAAGAAGAACTCAAACCCTATAGTAACTGTAGTTTCATTACCTTTCACGATGCCTATCCCTATCTCGCCCAACGCTATAACTTGCAACAAATAGCCGTAGTTGAAATTCCCGAAACCAGTTTGTCTCCCGGGGACATTCAAACTACCATTGAAGCCGTAGAACAGTACCAAGCCAAAGCCCTATTTGGCGAACCGGGAGTAGATAATAAATTATTAGAAAGCCTCTCCCAAGATCTCAATTTAAAACTCTATTCGATCGATCCCTTAGTTTCCGGCGATCTCGACCCCCAGCATTACTTTAAAGCCATGCAGTCCAACCTAGAAACCTTAAAAACCGCCTGCAAACCGTTGTCATGACACCCAAGCCTATCGATCG from Oxynema aestuarii AP17 harbors:
- a CDS encoding metal ABC transporter substrate-binding protein, translated to MNRLNWGKWLLALGVLPVAIACSEAPPPPETDLTQSQETIASSGDRVQIVATFLPMYWFTKAIAGDVADVELLIPPGSDVHEYQTKPADVRAIANADLIVKNGLDLESFLDETIANSGNAKLKQIEASRGIEAIDRLSPVVEPLEEHGEDHAHEEDKNGHDHSHEAGNPHVWMDPVLAQQQTIAIRDGLIEIDPKNRSTYEANAAAYIEQLKQLDREFQEELKPYSNCSFITFHDAYPYLAQRYNLQQIAVVEIPETSLSPGDIQTTIEAVEQYQAKALFGEPGVDNKLLESLSQDLNLKLYSIDPLVSGDLDPQHYFKAMQSNLETLKTACKPLS